A section of the Salvelinus fontinalis isolate EN_2023a chromosome 33, ASM2944872v1, whole genome shotgun sequence genome encodes:
- the LOC129832416 gene encoding inositol-trisphosphate 3-kinase C-like isoform X2 produces MERRMLVKVSFGDPVLVVRSVWDWLHSHLPSVSVCACVSAGLLLHYCSVCQTKQWQKLKTMVHWSPSVSFNKRYPWVQLAGHAGNFQAGEYGRLLKRYCECEQLCLLKLMGDILQPYVPGYYGVVQRDEQDYNLMDDLLADFDSPSIMDCKMGSRTYLEEELLKARERPRLRRDMYEKMVAVDPGAPTDQERAQQGILKPRYMQWRETLSSTATLGFRIEGIKRADGTCNTNFKKTKHREQVMQALGDFVDGNIQILKVYLQRLEELRSVLEKSQFFRTHEVVGSSLLFVHDASGQARVWMIDFGKTVPLPAPLTLDHRTPWIEGNCEDGYLWGLDNLIDILSTMLPPSR; encoded by the exons ATGGAGCGCCGGATGCTCGTGAAGGTCTCGTTTGGAGACCCTGTGCTGGTGGTGCGGAGTGTGTGGGACTGGCTACACTCTCATCTCCcctcagtgtctgtgtgtgcctgtgtcagTGCCGGTTTGCTGCTCCACTACTGCTCTGTCTGCCAG ACCAAGCAATGGCAGAAGCTGAAAACTATGGTGCACTGGTCTCCCTCCGTGTCCTTTAACAAGCGCTATCCCTGGGTGCAGCTCGCCGGGCACGCAG GTAACTTCCAGGCGGGGGAGTATGGGCGTTTGTTGAAGCGCTACTGTGAGTGTGAGCAGCTGTGCCTGTTGAAGCTGATGGGGGACATTCTGCAGCCCTATGTCCCTGGCTACTACGGCGTGGTGCAGAGGGACGAACAGGACTACAACCTAATGGACGACCTCCTGGCTGACTTTGACTCTCCCTCCATCATGGATTGCAAGATGGGCAGCAG GACTTACCTGGAGGAGGAGCTACTGAAGGCCAGGGAGCGTCCACGGCTCCGCAGGGACATGTATGAGAAGATGGTGGCCGTGGACCCTGGGGCCCCTACGGATCAGGAGAGGGCCCAACAAGGCATCCTGAAGCCCAGATACATGCAGTGGAGAGAGACCCTCAGCTCCACTGCCACCCTGGGCTTCCGCATCGAGGGCATCAAG AGAGCGGATGGGACGTGCAACACCAACTTTAAGAAGACCAAACACCGGGAGCAGGTCATGCAGGCTCTGGGAGACTTTGTTGATGGGAACATTCAGATCCTG AAAGTCTACCTGCAACGTCTGGAGGAGCTGCGATCTGTGCTGGAGAAGTCCCAGTTCTTCAGAACACATGAG GTGGTGGGCAGCTCCCTGCTGTTTGTGCACGATGCGTCAGGCCAGGCCCGTGTGTGGATGATAGACTTTGGGAAAACGGTGCCCCTGCCTGCCCCCCTCACCTTGGACCACCGGACCCCCTGGATCGAGGGCAACTGCGAGGATGGCTACCTGTGGGGTCTGGACAACCTCATAGACATTCTCAGTACCATGCTCCCCCCCAGCCGCTGA